A genome region from Triticum aestivum cultivar Chinese Spring chromosome 2B, IWGSC CS RefSeq v2.1, whole genome shotgun sequence includes the following:
- the LOC123039993 gene encoding tyrosine N-monooxygenase-like: MTLGTLVIVIMATLLLYFLKKIKRAVLSQRQQARRGMLPPGPATLPIIGNMHQMIWNKPAVFRWIHRLLKEMNTDIMCLRLGATHVIVVACSEIACEVLRKKDEVFASRPTTFASGTVSFGYKGSVLSPHGEQWKKMRRVLTLEILTPSMEQKLHHLRKEEYDHLVRYANNTACYGMMPHAKNIVNVRHVAQHFCCNLIRRLVFGKRYFSNLPSSSTNGPGYEEEAHVAALFTALNHVYSFCVSDYIPALVGLDLDGHEEVSMDVMRTINRLHDPIIRERIHERSSTLEKGGEDKGARDFLDVLVHLKDAEGQPLLSLQEIRAQTVEMVLAAVDYPSNAVEWALAEMINRPEIMQKVIDELDAVVGKDRLVQESDIPRLNYLKSCIREAFRIHTYHALNLPHVAMVDTTIAGYTIPKDSHILLSRLGLGRNPKIWSEPLEFRPERHLNTVNVLLTEPGLRFISFSSGRRGCPGISLGTSITMMLFARMLQAFTWTKPVGVKNISLQEGNASLALLEPLVLQAQPRLAAYLYI, translated from the exons ATGACTCTTGGTACGCTGGTTATAGTTATCATGGCCACCTTGCTGTTGTATTTTCTCAAAAAAATCAAAAGAGCGGTATTGTCCCAGCGGCAACAGGCACGACGAGGTATGCTGCCCCCGGGGCCTGCCACACTGCCCATCATTGGGAACATGCACCAGATGATTTGGAACAAGCCAGCAGTGTTCCGGTGGATCCATCGCCTTCTCAAGGAGATGAACACCGACATCATGTGCCTTCGTCTCGGGGCTACTCATGTCATTGTTGTGGCATGCTCGGAGATAGCTTGTGAGGTACTCCGGAAGAAGGATGAAGTTTTCGCCTCCCGTCCCACCACCTTCGCCTCGGGAACAGTCAGCTTTGGGTACAAGGGCTCCGTCTTGTCACCGCATGGAGAGCAGTGGAAGAAGATGAGGCGCGTCCTCACCTTGGAGATCCTCACCCCGTCCATGGAGCAGAAGCTCCACCACCTACGGAAGGAGGAGTATGACCACCTTGTAAGGTACGCTAACAACACCGCTTGTTATGGCATGATGCCACATGCAAAAAACATTGTTAACGTGCGCCATGTGGCACAACATTTCTGTTGTAACCTGATAAGAAGGCTTGTGTTCGGTAAGAGATACTTTAGCAACCTACCATCTTCGTCGACTAATGGACCTGGATATGAGGAGGAGGCACATGTTGCCGCTCTTTTCACGGCCCTCAACCATGTGTACAGCTTCTGTGTGTCTGACTACATCCCAGCCCTGGTAGGCCTCGACTTGGATGGTCATGAGGAGGTTTCCATGGATGTCATGAGAACAATTAACCGGTTGCATGACCCTATCATACGGGAACGGATCCATGAAAGGTCATCCACTCTTGAGAAAGGTGGTGAAGATAAAGGGGCTAGAGACTTTCTGGATGTCCTAGTTCATCTTAAAGATGCAGAGGGACAACCGTTGCTCTCACTACAAGAAATAAGAGCCCAAACAGTG GAAATGGTGCTTGCAGCAGTCGACTACCCATCAAATGCGGTTGAGTGGGCGCTCGCCGAGATGATTAACAGGCCGGAGATCATGCAAAAAGTGATAGATGAACTCGACGCTGTCGTTGGTAAAGATAGACTTGTCCAGGAGTCTGACATTCCTCGGCTAAATTATCTCAAATCGTGTATCCGGGAGGCCTTCCGCATACACACATACCATGCTCTTAATTTACCCCATGTTGCAATGGTGGACACCACTATCGCCGGCTACACCATCCCAAAGGATAGCCACATCCTTTTAAGCCGGCTTGGACTTGGCCGAAACCCCAAGATCTGGAGCGAACCACTTGAGTTTCGCCCTGAGAGGCATTTGAATACCGTGAATGTTCTTCTCACTGAGCCGGGCCTACGTTTCATTTCTTTTAGCAGTGGGAGAAGGGGTTGTCCTGGGATTTCACTTGGTACCTCGATCACAATGATGTTATTTGCAAGAATGCTGCAGGCCTTCACTTGGACAAAACCTGTAGGCGTTAAAAATATCAGTCTGCAGGAAGGCAATGCAAGCCTTGCCCTACTTGAACCCCTTGTTTTGCAAGCTCAACCGCGGCTGGCCGCGTATCTCTATATATGA